In Leuconostoc kimchii IMSNU 11154, the DNA window AACAGGTGTGCCAATATTTCCAGCAGTCGTCACCTGTTGTCCATCAGACTCAAGCATGTCTCGAATCAACGAAGTTGTTGTTGTTTTTCCGTTTGAACCTGTTACAGCAATCAAACGGCCATTAAATAAACTTAATGCTACTGCAACTTCAGTTAAGATAGGAATATTTAATTTTTGGGCTTTTTTAACGATATCTGTTTGATAATCGATTCCTGGATTTTTAACCAAGAAATCAAACGATTGGTCTAATGAGCGATCATCATCATGGTTAATAAATTTAACGCCAGCTGAACGCAGTGTTTGATAAACATCATCATTATCAAAATCACCACCATTAACAACTGTCACTTGTGCCCCAATTTTAGTTAAACATTTAGCTGCTGCTTTACCAGAACGTGCCCAGCCAAATACCATGACTTTTTTATTGTTAAAATTTTGTATTCCCATGCTCCATAACCTGATTTCTAAAATTTTATGTACGCGAGTAAACTCGCCTAATGACTAATTCATGTAGAATATACCAGCAACTGCTAGAATAGCTGATATAATCCAGAATAACGTGTCAATTTGCCATTCACTCCACCCAAACTTTTCAAAGGAATGGTGAATTGGTGCCATGGGGAAAATTCGCTTGTGCCAAAAATGAAAGCCAATTGTTTGTACGATAACTGATACCGTTTCAATAACAAAAACAAGTCCAAACCAAACCAAAGAGAAAGGTATTCCAAGTAAAATGGATTCAATGGCTAATCCTGCTCCTAGTGCTAATGACCCCGTGTCTCCCATAAAAATTTTAGCCTTTGGTTTATTGAAAATCAAAAAGCCAATTAAAGCACCTAATATAGCGAAATTAAAAATAACAATCGTCTGGTTATGATCATTCATTGCAATAACTGTATAAGCACCATAAACAATGACACTAATACCAGTCAATAATCCGTCTAATCCATCTGTGAGGTTTGTGGCATTAGACCACCCAACTAACCAAAACCAAAGAAAAATAAAATAAAATATGCCAAGATAGAAAGTTCCGAAAAGTGGTATATAAAGTGTAAACGGTATGTTCATCACCCACATCAAAATCATAATCACGAGGGCACTAACTGTTTGTGCCAGAATTTTTGGTTTAAACGCAAAACCATCATCAGCGTGATTAATTAACTTGAGCGCGTCATCAATGCCGCCAATAACAGCATACGCTAAAAAGGCAACTGTCGGCAAAACCATTGCCGTAAATCCCGTCCACCCATTAGCTACGCCACCACCAATTAAAGCGCTAAGAGACGCCGCTATAACAAAAAGTGCACCGCCCATGCTTGGCGTGCCAGATTTTGCTTGATGATCAGGTCCAAGTTTACGAATAACGGCTTGTTCTTTAGATTGCTTTAAAAATTTAATGAGCATTGGCATAAATAAAACAGTGACCACGAACGCTCGGGCTAACGCCCATAAATTGTCTGACATAATTTCCCCCTACTTCTTCTCTTTTAGCCTAACACCAACTTGACTCGTTTTAACAACGAGCTGATTCTTACCAACATCTTGTCCAGTAACAAACCCAGAACCTGACCAAACTAGTTTGAAACCAGCTTCATGTGCATATGTTTGTGCATCTGTTAAACTCCATCCTGTCATATCAGGTAAATGTGTATTTCCTTTTGTTTTTATAATAACTAATTGGTTTGTGAGTGATTTCTGTTCAGGCAATAGCGACTGTGATGTGACTTTACCAGTCGAACCTACTAACGCTGATCTAAAGCCAGCTTTATTTAGTGTTTGCGTGGCTTCTTGGACCGACTGACCAACAACATTGGGAACCGTTTGTTTTGTTGTTTTTGATTTTACCGCACTGTCACTATTATTTAAAGCTTGAAGCATTAGAGGTTGAAAAACTTTATTCATTGTTTCTTGTATGCTAACATCTGGAAATACTTGTGGTTGTTTAACCGCCATGTAAAAAATATACTTTGGATCCTTTTCTGGTGCCAAAACCATAACAGAGTGAATCGCATTATTTAATCCTTGAAGATATTGGCCTTTTTCAGATACTTGCGCCGTTCCTGTTTTTGCTGCAATCTGATAACCAAATTTTCTTAAATCAAATTCTTTTGCAGTCCCCGTCTCTTGGTTCACAACATCAATCATGTATTTGCGAACCTGTTTTGCTGTACTTGCTTTAATAGGACGTGCAACATTTTCTGTCTTGCCTTGCTTGACAATAGCACCTGTGGCTGGATTAACAATCTTATCAATGAAGTACGGTTTAATTTCCTGCCCATTGTTTGCAATTGCCGAGAAAGCTTGTACCATTTGCAAGGGTGTTGTACTTATACCCTGCCCATACGCTGTGTTCGCTTGGTCGATAGGGTAGTCATAAGATATATCCCCTCGCTCTTCATCAGCCAAGCCCGCGTTAGTCGATTGCAAAAAGTGAAATTTTTCTAAATATTTAAGCCAAACAGCTGCACCAAGCTTTTGTTGCGTACGTGCAAAGGCAACGTTTGAAGAACGCCAAAAACCTTCACGATAGCTTAACATACCTTGATCTTGCCCAAAAGCATCAACCACCTTCTTACCGTCAATCAACAATGTTCCAGATTGGTATGTATCATTTGGTCGCCATTCTCCAGTATCAATGGCTGCTGATAAGGTAATAGCTTTCATGGTTGATCCCGGTTCAAACGCCCCTTGATCTAATAGATTAGTCCATAGTTCCGGATTAATCGGCTTATCATTTGGATCATAGTTAGGTCGCTGTGAGGCTGCCACAATACGACCTGTTTTTGCTTCCATTAAAACCCCTACTGCAGATTTAGCTTTGGTTGTTTTGAATAAATCATCCATCCGAGTTTCTAATGTATTCTGAAGCGACGTATCTAGAGTCAAGTAGACATCATTACCATTTTCTACCGTCTTACTACCCTGTACATTTTCTACTTGGCCATCATATTTTTTGACACCATTTTTACCGGCCAAAACATTGTTTTCAGATTTTTCGATACCCATCAACCCAGTTTGTATCGATTGACCCGTTTGTTGATCTTCATGCGTTTTCATAGCGCCAACCAAATGCGAGGCTGTACTGCCGCTAGGATATATACGTGCAGGTCGTGAAGTGAAATTAATACCAGGTAAATTCAAAGCTTGGATTTTTTTGTACTGATCAATACTTAAATTTTTACTTGCCTGTACTTTTTTAGAAATAAATTCAACCTGATAAGCTTTTTTTTCTAATCGCTCTAATATTTCTTTCTTATCCATATTGATGATTTTACTCAATTTTTCAGCTGTGACTTCTTTGTCAACGACATGTCCAGATCCGTTAATATATTTACCCGTTTTTGAGTCTTTAGCGCGAAGAACTTTTTTATCTAGTACGGCATACATATCATAAACTGTTGTGTTTTCTGCTAAAATTTGCCCATTCATGTCATATATTTTGCCACGATTAGCTGGTACTACTTGGTTTGCCATAAATGCTTGACGTGTTGCAGCATTTAAATTGTGACCATCAATGGAACCACTGGCAATAACAAAAAGACGCACACCAAGTCCTAAAGTCACAAGCACAATTGCGCCCAACAATACACCACCAAAAATTTTGGCGTTTTTTGTGACTTTTTTATTTGGCATGCGTCTCACTTTATTTTTCATAATTATTGGTTAACATTTCGAACACTGCTGTCTGACAGCGTCATATTGTATTTTTTTGCAACCTCATCCAAGTTTTTTTTGCTTGTTTTACGCTGGATATCACTACGCAAAACATTATTTGCTTCCTTCGTCTCGTCAGTTTTTGATTGCATATTTGCTGCACTTGTGCGAGCAGCATTTGTTTGCATACTTGAGAAGACAACGCCGACCATCAATACCATCACAACAGCCGACACAAAAGCGACCATCATGCGCTCTTTTCGTGTCCAGCGAGCTGCTTTGTACTTG includes these proteins:
- a CDS encoding penicillin-binding protein, which gives rise to MKNKVRRMPNKKVTKNAKIFGGVLLGAIVLVTLGLGVRLFVIASGSIDGHNLNAATRQAFMANQVVPANRGKIYDMNGQILAENTTVYDMYAVLDKKVLRAKDSKTGKYINGSGHVVDKEVTAEKLSKIINMDKKEILERLEKKAYQVEFISKKVQASKNLSIDQYKKIQALNLPGINFTSRPARIYPSGSTASHLVGAMKTHEDQQTGQSIQTGLMGIEKSENNVLAGKNGVKKYDGQVENVQGSKTVENGNDVYLTLDTSLQNTLETRMDDLFKTTKAKSAVGVLMEAKTGRIVAASQRPNYDPNDKPINPELWTNLLDQGAFEPGSTMKAITLSAAIDTGEWRPNDTYQSGTLLIDGKKVVDAFGQDQGMLSYREGFWRSSNVAFARTQQKLGAAVWLKYLEKFHFLQSTNAGLADEERGDISYDYPIDQANTAYGQGISTTPLQMVQAFSAIANNGQEIKPYFIDKIVNPATGAIVKQGKTENVARPIKASTAKQVRKYMIDVVNQETGTAKEFDLRKFGYQIAAKTGTAQVSEKGQYLQGLNNAIHSVMVLAPEKDPKYIFYMAVKQPQVFPDVSIQETMNKVFQPLMLQALNNSDSAVKSKTTKQTVPNVVGQSVQEATQTLNKAGFRSALVGSTGKVTSQSLLPEQKSLTNQLVIIKTKGNTHLPDMTGWSLTDAQTYAHEAGFKLVWSGSGFVTGQDVGKNQLVVKTSQVGVRLKEKK
- the mraY gene encoding phospho-N-acetylmuramoyl-pentapeptide-transferase, yielding MSDNLWALARAFVVTVLFMPMLIKFLKQSKEQAVIRKLGPDHQAKSGTPSMGGALFVIAASLSALIGGGVANGWTGFTAMVLPTVAFLAYAVIGGIDDALKLINHADDGFAFKPKILAQTVSALVIMILMWVMNIPFTLYIPLFGTFYLGIFYFIFLWFWLVGWSNATNLTDGLDGLLTGISVIVYGAYTVIAMNDHNQTIVIFNFAILGALIGFLIFNKPKAKIFMGDTGSLALGAGLAIESILLGIPFSLVWFGLVFVIETVSVIVQTIGFHFWHKRIFPMAPIHHSFEKFGWSEWQIDTLFWIISAILAVAGIFYMN